A genomic stretch from Helianthus annuus cultivar XRQ/B chromosome 1, HanXRQr2.0-SUNRISE, whole genome shotgun sequence includes:
- the LOC110941811 gene encoding E3 ubiquitin-protein ligase CIP8 → MDTDDTSAVDPTRRCHLCHRILSSETETHGSLESTGICNNCNFLFSEDNITTRTRYNNSLESFENMLSQFPELQPTTSDHVNRSRQRTRVLFETVTADFDSVHRDGDIFPYDAYDSDSDASVDVDTYLNHDDDDDDDDVDDGHDENTVGGSVGRIQLHRSLATNGRNRPNDWLREILSDEGIRNSERRRLFSILDDQVLDTSGYGDYVDVETNGSRLGAPPAADWFVKNLEPVIVDEPGSVCVICKDNVCVGSVVNRLPCGHVYHPSCIVPWLNARNTCPLCRYELPTDDKDRSRQESEVQRALAASGGRRWWFVVAPVVSVVVIAVLWLGGGVFGGQRDDRSVRWWSLFVNE, encoded by the coding sequence ATGGACACAGATGATACATCGGCTGTGGATCCCACAAGAAGGTGTCACCTGTGTCACAGAATCCTTTCGTCAGAGACCGAGACCCACGGATCACTTGAATCAACGGGTATATGTAACAACTGTAACTTTTTGTTTTCCGAGGATAATATCACAACACGAACACGGTACAACAACAGTCTAGAATCTTTTGAAAATATGTTGTCACAGTTTCCAGAATTACAGCCTACAACCTCTGACCATGTGAATCGATCAAGACAGAGGACGAGAGTTTTATTTGAAACTGTAACTGCCGATTTCGATTCTGTTCACAGGGATGGTGATATATTTCCGTATGATGCTTATGATAGTGATTCTGATGCTTCGGTTGATGTTGATACTTATCTTAATCACGACgacgacgatgatgatgatgatgttgatgatggtcaTGATGAAAACACGGTTGGAGGTTCAGTGGGTAGAATTCAGTTACATAGATCATTAGCGACTAATGGACGAAATCGCCCAAATGATTGGCTTCGCGAGATTCTTTCTGACGAGGGCATACGAAACAGTGAAAGGAGACGGCTTTTCAGTATTTTGGATGACCAAGTGTTGGATACATCGGGATACGGAGACTATGTTGACGTTGAGACAAACGGGTCTCGGTTAGGTGCACCACCTGCAGCCGATTGGTTTGTGAAGAATCTTGAACCTGTGATTGTAGATGAACCGGGTTCAGTATGTGTGATTTGTAAGGATAATGTGTGTGTTGGTAGTGTTGTCAACCGGCTTCCTTGTGGTCATGTGTACCATCCTTCATGTATCGTGCCATGGTTGAATGCACGGAACACTTGTCCTCTTTGTCGGTACGAGCTCCCGACTGATGACAAGGATAGAAGCCGTCAGGAATCAGAAGTGCAGCGTGCGTTGGCTGCGAGTGGTGGGAGAAGATGGTGGTTTGTGGTGGCTCCGGTCGTGAGTGTGGTGGTTATTGCTGTGTTGTGGTTGGGGGGAGGAGTATTTGGTGGTCAAAGGGATGATAGAAGTGTTAGATGGTGGTCTCTTTTTGTAAATGAGTAA